A portion of the Salmo trutta chromosome 1, fSalTru1.1, whole genome shotgun sequence genome contains these proteins:
- the LOC115197197 gene encoding NEDD8-conjugating enzyme Ubc12 codes for MIKLFSLKQQKKDEESAGGNRTGAGGKKASAAQLRIQKDINELNLPKTCEIVFPDQDDLLNFKLIISPDEGFYKGGKFVFSFKVGQGYPHDPPKVKCETMVYHPNIDLEGNVCLNILREDWKPVLTVNSIIYGLQYLFLEPNPEDPLNKEAAEVLQTNRRLFEQNVQRSLRGGYVGATYFERCLK; via the exons ATGATTAAGCTCTTTTCTCTGAAGCAGCAGAAGAAAGACGAGGAAtctgctggaggaaacagaacAGGAGCCGGGGGTAAAAAAGCAAGCGCGGCCCAGCTTCGAATACAGAAAG ACATCAATGAGCTGAACCTCCCAAAGACGTGCGAGATCGTCTTCCCTGACCAAGATGATCTGCTCAACTTCAAACTCATCATCTCACCAGACGAG GGCTTTTACAAAGGGGGAAAGTTTGTCTTCAGCTTTAAG GTAGGACAGGGCTACCCTCATGACCCCCCGAAGGTCAAGTGTGAGACAATGGTGTACCACCCAAACATTGACCTGGAGGGCAATGTCTGCCTAAATATCTTGAG AGAGGACTGGAAGCCTGTGTTGACCGTAAACTCCATCATATATGGACTACAGTATCTATTTCTA GAGCCAAATCCAGAGGACCCCTTGAACAAAGAGGCGGCGGAGGTCCTGCAGACGAACCGACGGCTCTTTGAGCAGAATGTCCAGCGGTCGCTGCGGGGGGGCTATGTTGGCGCCACGTATTTTGAGCGGTGTCTCAAATAG